In one window of Chitinophagales bacterium DNA:
- a CDS encoding acyltransferase: MKANAYIPALTGVRAIAAFLVFFHHANQAEFPFPLFRVLNEFHIGVTIFFVLSGFLICLRYYDTCEITGVWFRKYLKNRIARIYPMYVVLTLATFAYAWYTNDESIYNGFTWHWGVLLMNIFFFRGFFDDLKFTGVAQGWSLTVEECFYFSAPFFFRQIKKDKRALIYLPLLVLGIGLLLVAIFSHFNWWGFYGNYRFNFLYTFTGRCTEFFIGMYLALYMLKQKDSPKYKFPWVTLLGFVVICGAMAIMTSIPLTETMPFGLYHPWGIFSNNALLPIGVILFFYGAIMERSIVRWILSTKLMDLLGKSSYIYYLVHIGFIATISHHYSEIWTDAFYAWLDAHEYYWLSEHIPYAVVSIGIVFILLNIVSIILYKLIEEPMNHYIRKSSLLEKKVKPVVNS; this comes from the coding sequence ATGAAAGCAAACGCATATATCCCTGCGCTTACTGGGGTTAGAGCCATTGCGGCATTTCTGGTGTTTTTTCACCATGCCAATCAGGCTGAATTCCCCTTTCCCCTGTTTCGTGTGCTGAATGAGTTTCATATTGGTGTTACCATATTCTTTGTATTGAGTGGCTTTTTGATTTGCCTCCGATACTATGATACTTGTGAAATTACCGGTGTCTGGTTCCGGAAATACCTTAAGAACAGGATTGCCCGTATCTATCCGATGTATGTGGTACTTACTTTGGCCACGTTTGCCTATGCATGGTATACAAATGATGAAAGCATCTACAATGGCTTTACCTGGCATTGGGGTGTATTACTCATGAACATATTTTTCTTTCGTGGCTTTTTTGATGATTTAAAGTTTACCGGGGTGGCACAGGGATGGTCGCTCACAGTGGAAGAGTGTTTTTATTTCTCAGCTCCTTTCTTTTTCCGTCAGATTAAGAAAGACAAAAGAGCATTGATCTATCTGCCCTTATTGGTTTTAGGTATTGGTTTGTTGCTTGTAGCGATATTCAGTCATTTCAATTGGTGGGGCTTTTATGGTAATTATCGCTTTAATTTTCTTTACACGTTTACCGGGCGTTGTACTGAATTTTTTATTGGTATGTATCTGGCCTTGTATATGCTGAAGCAAAAAGATTCGCCTAAGTACAAATTCCCTTGGGTAACACTATTGGGCTTTGTGGTAATCTGTGGTGCCATGGCCATCATGACTTCAATTCCGCTTACAGAAACCATGCCCTTCGGTCTCTATCACCCTTGGGGTATTTTTTCTAATAATGCACTTTTGCCTATCGGTGTGATTTTGTTCTTCTATGGTGCCATCATGGAGCGTTCCATTGTACGATGGATACTTTCCACCAAGTTGATGGATTTACTCGGTAAAAGTTCTTATATCTATTATCTGGTGCATATTGGGTTTATTGCTACTATTTCGCATCATTACAGTGAAATCTGGACAGATGCTTTTTACGCATGGTTAGATGCTCATGAGTATTACTGGCTATCTGAGCATATTCCTTATGCAGTGGTAAGTATTGGCATTGTATTCATACTGCTGAATATTGTATCAATTATTCTGTACAAACTGATTGAGGAGCCCATGAATCACTATATCAGAAAGTCTTCACTCCTTGAGAAAAAAGTAAAACCTGTTGTTAATAGCTGA
- a CDS encoding acetylxylan esterase, with the protein MLPLFAVAQADIILTLDPITKAGFFSTKSPVKFRLQVANKSKSDLKGSISYTVTTVKSVYITDASMPAAVGAGKNLDIPVDLPMIDGEGYYEIIVRAEMGDVVESISKQFGYTDLNKVKKKAPEPAPVTDINFPQAGVKSVTHEDYGHDEGHGEEGAEEDEGEIVTVLKPAAKDAMFGMYKPVKYTVVLHNKYKVKQEGSFSYYVTTETGESVYENRVPVVIPKKYSKQFSFDVPVLKGSGVYNFKFCLNLSTYDDTTRHAFVFNAEKVNTELHKPDDFDDFWDQTIKELDKIDPRYSIVYDPSKSNVSHRTYRVDFTSWGNVRVFGWLTIPKLKGKFPLVLGFGGHKIEVFPLYFPDFAVFTMNVRGIGESMKVINPKNETFVSLHLNDRDKYVYRGLYMDCLRATDFLFKGPHGFNFDLSRVMVFGGSEGASKSLVAIALGRKRGYRFGACVANNPVLTDIHQMFDVAAANDEIKFPISDFNNYIEGTKGMTKQAVLDVWKYYEVQNFMSEINCPVLFACSLMDPYAPPGSVLSAYNKMPKETKDKSELFIFADLGHEVTPRHNVFTGSWYYEKLASVMK; encoded by the coding sequence ATGCTTCCGCTCTTTGCAGTAGCGCAGGCTGATATTATCTTAACACTTGACCCCATTACCAAAGCTGGATTTTTTAGTACAAAGAGTCCGGTGAAGTTTCGCCTACAGGTTGCGAATAAAAGTAAATCAGATCTCAAGGGTAGTATTTCTTATACGGTAACCACTGTGAAATCTGTCTATATCACGGATGCTTCCATGCCTGCAGCTGTTGGTGCAGGAAAAAATCTGGACATTCCAGTTGACCTGCCCATGATTGATGGCGAGGGTTATTATGAAATCATTGTGCGTGCAGAAATGGGAGATGTGGTTGAATCAATTTCTAAGCAATTTGGATATACAGATCTCAATAAGGTAAAGAAAAAAGCACCGGAACCCGCTCCTGTAACAGATATCAATTTCCCTCAAGCCGGTGTGAAGTCGGTAACACATGAAGATTATGGACACGATGAAGGCCATGGTGAAGAAGGTGCTGAAGAAGATGAGGGCGAGATCGTAACAGTGTTAAAGCCTGCAGCAAAGGATGCTATGTTTGGCATGTACAAGCCGGTGAAATATACTGTTGTGCTGCACAATAAGTATAAAGTAAAGCAAGAAGGTTCGTTTAGTTATTATGTTACTACCGAAACAGGTGAGTCTGTGTATGAGAATAGAGTGCCGGTAGTTATTCCAAAAAAATATAGTAAGCAGTTCAGCTTTGATGTGCCAGTGTTAAAAGGATCTGGCGTGTATAATTTCAAATTCTGTTTGAACCTAAGCACGTACGATGATACAACCCGTCATGCTTTTGTTTTTAATGCAGAAAAGGTGAATACGGAATTGCATAAGCCAGATGATTTTGATGATTTCTGGGATCAGACAATTAAGGAATTGGATAAAATAGATCCACGTTATTCCATCGTATACGATCCTTCAAAAAGTAATGTTTCACACAGAACGTATCGAGTAGATTTTACCTCCTGGGGAAATGTGCGCGTGTTTGGTTGGTTAACCATTCCCAAACTGAAGGGCAAGTTTCCGTTGGTGCTGGGTTTTGGCGGACATAAAATTGAAGTCTTCCCACTTTACTTCCCAGATTTTGCAGTGTTTACCATGAATGTGCGTGGTATTGGCGAAAGCATGAAGGTGATCAATCCGAAGAATGAAACCTTTGTGTCTTTGCACTTGAATGATCGGGATAAGTATGTGTATCGTGGCTTATACATGGACTGCTTAAGGGCTACAGATTTCTTATTCAAAGGCCCGCATGGTTTCAATTTTGATCTTAGTCGTGTAATGGTTTTTGGCGGTAGTGAAGGAGCATCAAAATCATTAGTGGCAATTGCATTAGGCAGAAAGAGAGGTTACCGCTTTGGTGCTTGTGTGGCTAACAATCCTGTGTTAACAGATATTCATCAAATGTTTGATGTAGCGGCAGCAAATGATGAAATCAAGTTTCCAATCAGTGATTTTAATAATTACATCGAAGGAACAAAAGGCATGACAAAGCAGGCTGTTTTAGATGTATGGAAATATTATGAGGTGCAGAACTTTATGTCTGAAATAAACTGCCCTGTTTTATTCGCATGTAGTTTAATGGATCCTTACGCGCCACCTGGTAGTGTCTTGAGTGCATATAATAAGATGCCAAAAGAGACGAAAGACAAATCTGAATTATTCATTTTTGCAGATCTGGGTCACGAAGTAACTCCAAGACACAATGTATTTACCGGCTCCTGGTATTATGAAAAACTAGCGAGCGTAATGAAGTAA
- a CDS encoding glycosyltransferase, producing the protein MATGKQVFQAHNPTRWQRFKWGSRILVLILLIITVAIVIALRTLFQPDLPVETRVTKKILSEDLPVYKESELIEKYRGFRKFIDAKYLNKDSAKQNAVVNSNSALFPDSLGIRAAFYVAWDAQSFFSLRRNIDKLNLVIPEWFFFDPVADTLVVRMDRRGKEIIGNSKVKVMPMLTNNVNGVFRGDILHRVLHDSVKKEKLISALIREVRKNKFIGVNIDFEELLEEDNMILVNFQKELYARMKMQGLMVTQDVAPFNEDYNHKELYKYNDYLILMAYDQHADHSKPGPVSSQKWIEAAVDYIAKDIPSEKIILAMASYGYDWGANGKTETVTYQQALTLARESQAKVTYDNHTYNLYYTYNDENNQTHQVHFTDAATNFNTLRFATEYGLAGTAIWRMGSEDSRVWDFYNRSVHRAALKNFDFNALTVVESSDDVDYIGEGEILEVLSKPTKGHIVHEIDSNELLISEQRYEVLPSMFVVRKWGKTEAKKLVLTFDDGPDPKYTKQILDTLAKYKVPAVFFVVGLEAENNIPLVKRIYREGHEIGNHTFTHTNMATASRNRAILEMDLTQLLIECITGRSTTMFRAPYNADSQPETMEELLPVAISKERGYITVNENIDPLDWEKEENPSLNGDSIFNRVVRHVDMGNVILLHDAGGDRSATVEATGKIIRHFQAQGYQFTTIADLLGKTRDDIMPEVPKGRGYALLQLNLYIFTIAYYVGHFLFSLFLLFLILGTLRIIALAWLALKQRKKEKQLLNQQTALPVYPKVSIIVPAYNEEVNIVATIMNLLQCDYPNFDVILVDDGSKDNTLLRVKEVFANSDQVTIISKINGGKASALNEGIRCSNADYLVCIDADTKLKPDAVRMMMEHMLRDASIGAVAGTVKVGNQVNLMTRWQHLEYVTSQNFDRKAFAVINAITVVPGAIGAFRRTAIEEAGLFTTDTLAEDCDVTIRILRCGYIVANESRAIAYTEAPETVAQFMKQRVRWTFGVLQTIWKHKDIALGGSNKALSWIAIPDIIIFKYVIPAFTPLADVIALLSLTAGVSSSDNQMLDYYLLFLLVDTGIAAFAFLLEGEKLYQLILLIPQRLIYRWLMLVVLFQSLLRAVKGELQHWGVLKRTGNVKDLQINVSE; encoded by the coding sequence ATGGCTACAGGTAAACAGGTATTTCAGGCACACAACCCCACGCGCTGGCAGCGTTTCAAATGGGGTTCTCGTATTTTGGTACTGATTCTCCTGATTATTACTGTAGCGATTGTAATTGCATTACGCACACTATTCCAGCCAGACCTCCCAGTTGAAACAAGGGTTACTAAAAAAATATTATCAGAAGATTTACCTGTTTACAAGGAAAGTGAACTGATTGAAAAATATCGAGGCTTTAGAAAATTTATTGATGCCAAATACCTGAATAAAGACAGTGCTAAGCAAAATGCTGTTGTTAATAGCAATAGCGCTTTGTTTCCAGATAGTTTAGGTATCAGGGCGGCATTCTATGTAGCATGGGATGCACAGTCATTTTTCTCTCTTCGCAGAAATATTGATAAGCTGAATCTGGTGATACCAGAATGGTTTTTCTTCGATCCTGTTGCAGATACATTGGTAGTGCGCATGGACAGAAGAGGCAAGGAAATCATTGGTAATTCAAAGGTGAAGGTGATGCCCATGCTCACGAATAATGTGAATGGCGTATTCAGGGGCGATATTTTGCATCGGGTACTACATGATTCAGTCAAGAAAGAAAAACTGATTAGCGCGCTTATCAGAGAAGTCAGAAAAAATAAATTCATTGGTGTCAATATAGATTTTGAAGAGCTATTGGAAGAAGACAATATGATTCTGGTCAACTTTCAGAAAGAACTCTATGCCCGCATGAAAATGCAGGGACTCATGGTTACACAGGATGTAGCACCGTTCAATGAAGACTATAACCACAAAGAGTTATACAAGTATAATGACTATCTCATCCTAATGGCTTACGATCAGCATGCTGATCATTCCAAGCCCGGCCCGGTGAGTAGTCAGAAATGGATTGAAGCGGCTGTTGATTATATCGCCAAAGACATCCCATCTGAGAAAATCATTCTTGCAATGGCTTCTTATGGGTATGATTGGGGCGCAAATGGCAAAACAGAAACGGTTACCTATCAGCAGGCGCTGACCTTAGCAAGAGAAAGTCAGGCCAAGGTTACTTATGATAACCATACTTATAATCTGTATTACACATATAATGATGAGAACAACCAAACGCATCAGGTACATTTTACTGATGCTGCTACAAATTTCAATACCCTGCGTTTTGCAACGGAATATGGCTTAGCGGGTACAGCTATCTGGCGTATGGGTAGTGAGGACAGTAGGGTTTGGGATTTTTATAATCGTTCTGTTCACAGAGCTGCTTTAAAGAACTTTGATTTTAATGCTTTAACAGTAGTAGAAAGCTCGGATGATGTTGATTATATCGGCGAAGGAGAAATTCTGGAAGTCTTATCGAAGCCAACCAAAGGGCATATCGTTCATGAAATTGATAGCAATGAATTATTGATTAGTGAGCAGCGATATGAAGTATTGCCATCCATGTTTGTTGTGCGTAAATGGGGTAAGACAGAAGCTAAGAAACTGGTGTTGACATTTGATGACGGACCAGACCCTAAGTACACCAAGCAGATTCTAGATACGCTAGCCAAATACAAAGTGCCTGCAGTGTTCTTTGTGGTAGGTTTGGAAGCAGAGAATAATATTCCCCTCGTTAAGCGTATCTATCGTGAAGGGCATGAGATCGGCAACCATACATTCACACACACCAATATGGCAACAGCGAGTAGAAACAGAGCCATATTGGAAATGGATCTTACACAATTGCTGATTGAATGTATTACAGGCAGAAGCACGACCATGTTTCGTGCACCATACAATGCGGATAGTCAGCCAGAGACCATGGAAGAATTGTTGCCGGTAGCCATCAGTAAAGAGCGTGGCTATATTACGGTGAATGAAAATATTGATCCGCTTGATTGGGAAAAAGAAGAGAACCCAAGCTTGAATGGAGATTCTATTTTCAATCGGGTTGTACGCCATGTGGATATGGGTAATGTGATTTTACTACATGATGCCGGCGGCGATCGATCAGCAACAGTTGAAGCAACGGGAAAAATCATTCGTCATTTTCAGGCACAGGGATACCAATTCACCACCATTGCAGACTTGTTGGGAAAGACAAGAGATGATATTATGCCGGAAGTGCCTAAGGGCAGAGGCTATGCTTTATTGCAGTTGAATCTTTACATTTTCACCATTGCATATTATGTTGGCCATTTTCTGTTTTCTTTATTCCTGCTTTTCTTAATACTTGGCACACTTCGAATAATTGCCTTAGCCTGGTTGGCTTTGAAGCAGCGCAAAAAAGAAAAGCAATTACTCAATCAGCAAACTGCATTGCCAGTGTATCCTAAGGTATCCATCATTGTTCCTGCCTATAACGAGGAAGTGAATATTGTGGCTACTATCATGAATCTGCTTCAGTGCGACTATCCAAACTTTGATGTGATTCTGGTGGATGATGGTAGTAAGGATAATACCCTGCTTCGGGTTAAAGAAGTATTTGCCAATTCAGATCAGGTTACAATCATTTCAAAAATCAATGGCGGTAAAGCTTCTGCTTTGAATGAAGGTATTCGTTGCAGTAATGCAGATTATCTGGTGTGTATTGATGCAGATACCAAATTAAAACCAGATGCAGTGCGCATGATGATGGAACATATGCTGCGCGATGCATCCATTGGTGCTGTAGCCGGTACCGTGAAAGTGGGTAATCAGGTAAACCTGATGACACGCTGGCAACATTTGGAGTATGTGACCAGCCAGAACTTCGATAGAAAAGCATTTGCGGTAATCAACGCTATCACTGTGGTTCCGGGTGCGATTGGTGCATTCAGAAGAACAGCTATAGAAGAAGCCGGTTTGTTTACAACAGATACTTTAGCAGAGGATTGTGATGTAACGATAAGAATATTGCGTTGTGGTTATATAGTAGCCAATGAAAGCAGGGCCATCGCTTATACTGAAGCACCGGAAACTGTTGCTCAGTTCATGAAGCAGCGTGTTAGATGGACTTTTGGTGTTTTGCAAACCATCTGGAAGCACAAGGATATTGCATTGGGTGGTAGTAATAAGGCATTGAGTTGGATTGCCATACCTGATATCATCATATTCAAGTACGTGATTCCGGCCTTTACACCATTGGCCGATGTGATTGCATTGCTGAGTCTCACCGCCGGTGTTTCTTCGTCGGATAATCAAATGCTGGATTATTACCTGCTCTTCCTTTTGGTGGATACCGGCATTGCAGCATTTGCCTTCTTATTGGAAGGAGAAAAACTCTATCAACTGATATTATTAATACCTCAACGCTTGATTTACAGGTGGTTAATGCTGGTAGTGCTTTTCCAATCCTTGCTCAGAGCGGTAAAAGGCGAGTTGCAACATTGGGGTGTTTTGAAGCGTACTGGCAACGTTAAAGACTTGCAAATCAATGTTTCAGAGTGA
- a CDS encoding acetylxylan esterase yields the protein MMKHIVFVWMFCVALSDAMAQPPSGPGTRTGLEYDIRPFKKNGLFREDDKVGYDVRLKNSTYTKQRGSMHVDVFDAKGASVFNQTVSFFTDSRKTFATDLNLDYAKLTAGFYDVNIIVSTNNAADTLRYVFGLDPDKIFTDINKPEDFEEFWSEARREMLRKEPRFRVISRGNSSTKYVNVYQVEFQSVDDVVVRGWLTIPKGGGKFPVIYQLPDYYEDQRPDSNRSDVAVFRLNVRGHGNSADKVYSDYNTLNTLNLYDRDKYIYKGIYMDCLRGLDFIYKYANQLNLDADRVVVYGEGQGGTLAGITCALDQRPKCCIMVRPVYGDLRGLFEMNQDNPVLPWPVSAFNDYINSGEGGINKQRFYENWDFFDPVNFMSNIKCKVLFALPLINSSAPPQTAFSIYNQLKGDVKEMYVCSGNTMDYVYYAYQNLWIKKVLRLP from the coding sequence ATGATGAAGCATATTGTGTTTGTTTGGATGTTTTGTGTGGCGTTGTCTGATGCAATGGCCCAGCCCCCTTCTGGTCCGGGTACCAGAACAGGATTGGAGTATGATATCCGTCCATTTAAAAAGAATGGTCTTTTCCGTGAAGACGATAAAGTGGGCTATGATGTTCGTTTAAAAAACTCTACCTATACTAAGCAGCGCGGTTCCATGCATGTTGATGTGTTTGATGCAAAGGGCGCATCAGTGTTCAATCAAACAGTTAGTTTTTTTACTGATTCAAGAAAAACATTTGCAACAGACCTGAATCTGGATTATGCCAAGCTTACAGCAGGATTTTATGATGTCAATATTATAGTAAGCACCAATAATGCAGCAGATACATTGCGTTATGTATTTGGTTTAGATCCGGACAAAATCTTTACAGATATCAATAAGCCGGAAGACTTTGAAGAATTTTGGTCTGAAGCCAGAAGAGAGATGCTGAGAAAAGAGCCTCGCTTCCGCGTTATCAGTCGTGGTAACTCCAGTACCAAATATGTGAATGTATATCAGGTAGAGTTTCAATCTGTAGATGATGTGGTAGTACGTGGCTGGTTAACCATTCCAAAAGGTGGTGGCAAGTTTCCGGTGATTTATCAATTACCTGATTACTACGAAGACCAGCGCCCGGATTCTAACAGAAGTGATGTAGCGGTATTCCGCTTGAATGTTCGCGGACATGGCAATAGCGCAGACAAAGTCTATTCAGATTATAATACACTCAACACACTGAATCTCTACGACAGAGATAAATATATCTACAAAGGCATTTATATGGATTGCCTGCGCGGTCTTGATTTTATCTATAAATATGCCAATCAACTGAATCTGGATGCAGATCGTGTTGTGGTATATGGTGAAGGGCAGGGCGGTACGCTGGCAGGTATTACCTGCGCTTTGGATCAAAGACCAAAATGCTGTATCATGGTAAGACCAGTTTATGGTGATCTGCGTGGTTTGTTCGAAATGAATCAGGATAACCCTGTATTGCCTTGGCCGGTTTCTGCATTCAATGATTATATCAACAGCGGCGAAGGTGGAATCAATAAGCAGCGCTTCTATGAGAACTGGGATTTCTTTGATCCCGTAAACTTCATGAGCAATATTAAGTGTAAGGTGCTGTTTGCACTGCCCTTGATCAACAGCTCTGCACCACCCCAGACAGCATTCTCTATTTACAACCAGTTGAAAGGAGATGTAAAGGAGATGTATGTATGTTCCGGAAATACCATGGACTATGTGTATTACGCTTACCAGAATCTTTGGATCAAAAAAGTGCTGAGACTTCCTTAA
- the recA gene encoding recombinase RecA: protein MSNAEKLKALKLTIDKIDKDFGKGSVMMMSDKAEQAMEVVSTGSIGLDTALGVGGFPKGRIIEIYGPESSGKTTIAIHAIAEAQKKGGMCAIIDAEHAFDSAYAQKLGVDVDNLLISQPDYGEQALEIADRLILSGALDVVVIDSVAALVPKGELEGEMGDSKMGLQARLMSQALRKLTATINKTNTICIFINQLREKIGVMFGNPETTTGGNALKFYASVRLDIRRMSQIKDGDTAVGNRVKVKVVKNKVAPPFRAAEFDIVFGEGISKVGEIIDMGVELSIIQKSGSWFSYEGNKLGQGREAVKQLLLDNPELSGEIEGKIRAAVSTQTAPAVAAEE, encoded by the coding sequence ATGAGTAATGCAGAAAAATTAAAGGCCCTGAAACTGACGATTGACAAGATTGACAAAGATTTTGGTAAGGGTAGTGTGATGATGATGAGTGATAAGGCCGAACAAGCCATGGAAGTTGTATCCACCGGTTCTATCGGATTAGACACTGCGCTTGGTGTAGGCGGCTTTCCTAAGGGAAGAATCATTGAGATCTATGGTCCTGAATCTTCTGGTAAAACAACTATTGCTATTCATGCAATTGCAGAAGCACAGAAAAAAGGTGGTATGTGTGCCATCATTGATGCGGAACATGCTTTTGATAGTGCATATGCGCAGAAATTAGGTGTGGATGTAGATAATCTGCTGATCTCTCAACCTGATTATGGTGAGCAGGCTTTGGAAATTGCTGATCGTTTGATTCTTTCCGGTGCATTGGATGTGGTGGTGATTGACTCAGTAGCTGCATTGGTGCCGAAGGGAGAACTGGAAGGTGAAATGGGTGATAGCAAAATGGGTTTGCAAGCCCGATTGATGAGCCAGGCCCTGCGTAAGCTGACTGCAACAATTAATAAGACCAATACAATTTGCATTTTCATCAACCAGTTGCGTGAGAAAATTGGTGTAATGTTTGGTAACCCTGAAACCACCACAGGTGGTAATGCGCTGAAGTTCTATGCTTCTGTGCGTTTGGATATCAGAAGAATGAGTCAGATTAAAGATGGCGATACAGCTGTAGGTAACCGTGTAAAAGTGAAAGTGGTGAAAAACAAAGTAGCACCTCCTTTCCGTGCTGCAGAATTTGATATCGTTTTCGGCGAAGGTATCAGCAAGGTTGGTGAAATCATTGATATGGGTGTTGAACTGAGTATCATTCAAAAGAGTGGTAGTTGGTTCAGTTATGAAGGCAATAAATTAGGTCAGGGCCGCGAAGCAGTGAAGCAATTATTGCTTGATAATCCGGAATTGTCTGGTGAAATTGAAGGCAAGATCCGCGCAGCGGTAAGCACACAAACTGCACCAGCCGTTGCCGCAGAAGAATAA
- the ric gene encoding iron-sulfur cluster repair di-iron protein — protein MDISAHSTIGSVVSRYYQTASVFESFHLDFCCGGKRTIEEACAKKQLDTMPVLAALAKVIDQPLQNGQMPFHEMSAQELISYILTNHHYYIKEQGPVILGHLEKVAMKHGGRFPYMRETALLFDALLSELLAHMQKEENVLFPLIRKMAVLEESHMDTAELAEVITHPIAVMEAEHDVAGDYLHRIHALTNGFTIPPDACTTFRISLQELQTFESRMFEHVHLENNLLFPMMTNAAQSATESAS, from the coding sequence ATGGATATTTCAGCACACTCTACCATTGGATCTGTTGTGAGCAGGTATTATCAAACAGCATCTGTATTTGAGTCTTTCCATCTTGATTTTTGCTGCGGCGGAAAAAGAACCATCGAAGAAGCCTGTGCCAAAAAGCAATTAGATACAATGCCCGTATTAGCAGCTTTGGCAAAAGTGATTGATCAGCCGTTGCAAAATGGTCAGATGCCTTTTCACGAAATGTCTGCGCAGGAACTCATCAGTTATATTCTCACGAATCACCATTATTATATCAAGGAGCAGGGGCCAGTAATATTGGGCCATCTAGAAAAAGTAGCGATGAAGCATGGTGGTCGCTTTCCTTATATGCGCGAAACAGCTTTGTTGTTTGATGCATTATTATCTGAGCTATTGGCGCACATGCAGAAAGAAGAAAATGTTTTGTTTCCACTGATCAGAAAAATGGCGGTGCTGGAAGAAAGCCATATGGATACAGCTGAGCTGGCTGAAGTGATCACACACCCTATCGCTGTAATGGAAGCAGAACACGATGTAGCGGGCGACTATCTTCATCGTATTCATGCGCTTACCAATGGCTTTACCATTCCACCAGATGCTTGTACCACTTTTCGCATCAGTCTGCAAGAGTTACAGACTTTTGAATCACGTATGTTTGAACACGTGCACCTAGAGAACAACTTACTATTTCCTATGATGACTAATGCTGCTCAAAGTGCAACTGAAAGCGCTAGCTAA
- a CDS encoding SRPBCC family protein, with amino-acid sequence MTTLISVEVTINANVETVWEKFTKPEHIVQWNAASPDWHTPRATNELIPGGRFTYRMEARDGSMGFDLGGVYEVVIPNDRLRYRLDDGRLVHVLLVAEANETQTRLVELFETETMNPPELQKQGWQAILNNFKQYVEGHS; translated from the coding sequence ATGACAACACTGATTTCTGTTGAAGTAACTATTAACGCAAACGTTGAGACCGTATGGGAGAAGTTTACAAAGCCCGAACATATTGTACAGTGGAATGCGGCATCTCCTGATTGGCATACACCCCGCGCTACAAATGAGCTTATACCAGGCGGTAGATTTACCTACCGCATGGAAGCCAGAGACGGTAGTATGGGTTTTGATCTTGGTGGCGTGTACGAGGTGGTAATTCCCAACGACCGCTTACGCTATCGTTTAGATGACGGCAGGCTGGTACATGTTTTACTGGTGGCTGAAGCCAATGAAACCCAGACAAGATTGGTTGAACTTTTCGAAACCGAAACCATGAACCCACCCGAGTTGCAAAAGCAGGGTTGGCAGGCAATTTTGAATAATTTCAAGCAGTATGTAGAGGGCCATTCTTAG